A window of the Arenibacter algicola genome harbors these coding sequences:
- a CDS encoding START-like domain-containing protein, whose protein sequence is MSDKTKFEVEFVIQSSPQLLYQYISTPSGLSEWFADNVNSRGEMFNFIWDGSEEQAKLLKRKSDEFVKFTWVAEEDDSFFEMRIIVDEITKDVSLFITDFADEDEVDEAKMLWENQVSSLKQVLGSA, encoded by the coding sequence ATGAGCGATAAAACAAAATTTGAAGTTGAATTTGTAATTCAATCCTCTCCACAACTACTATATCAATATATATCTACCCCCTCAGGACTTTCCGAATGGTTCGCAGACAACGTAAATTCCAGAGGAGAAATGTTCAATTTTATTTGGGACGGCTCTGAAGAGCAGGCAAAATTATTAAAGCGCAAGAGCGATGAATTTGTAAAGTTTACTTGGGTAGCGGAAGAAGATGATAGTTTTTTTGAAATGCGGATTATAGTAGACGAAATAACTAAGGATGTTTCCTTGTTTATTACAGATTTTGCAGATGAGGATGAAGTAGACGAAGCTAAAATGCTTTGGGAGAACCAAGTATCCAGTTTAAAGCAGGTTTTAGGTTCGGCCTAA
- a CDS encoding YqgE/AlgH family protein, giving the protein MVAEKPKKGKLLIAEPTLSGDVSFNRSIVLLAEHNHEGSVGFILNKPLDYSINDLVTEIDIPFQVYNGGPVEQDNLYFIHKVPQLIENSIEISDGIYWGGDFGSIVDLINNKVISENDIRFFLGYSGWSSLQLDQELHSKSWVVVKNVYESAIIQKSSNAFWKEKMMELGGNYLIWSNAPENPNLN; this is encoded by the coding sequence ATGGTTGCTGAAAAGCCAAAAAAAGGCAAACTCCTTATTGCTGAGCCTACACTTTCAGGTGATGTTTCCTTTAACAGGTCTATAGTCCTGTTGGCGGAGCACAACCATGAAGGGTCTGTTGGTTTTATACTTAATAAGCCTTTGGACTATAGTATAAATGATCTGGTAACCGAAATAGATATCCCTTTTCAGGTCTATAATGGGGGGCCTGTAGAACAGGACAATCTTTATTTTATCCACAAGGTTCCACAACTCATAGAAAATAGTATTGAAATATCCGACGGAATCTATTGGGGCGGAGATTTTGGTTCTATTGTGGACCTGATCAATAATAAGGTGATTTCTGAAAACGATATCCGCTTCTTTTTGGGATATTCCGGTTGGTCTTCCCTTCAATTGGATCAGGAATTGCATTCAAAATCTTGGGTCGTGGTAAAAAATGTCTATGAAAGTGCCATTATCCAAAAATCTTCCAATGCTTTTTGGAAAGAAAAAATGATGGAATTGGGAGGCAATTACCTGATATGGTCCAATGCCCCTGAAAACCCTAACCTAAATTAA
- a CDS encoding aminotransferase class IV gives MVNFNGNLLSKNTSYLNHENRGLRYGDALFESIRVVNGKIFFWEDHYLRLMASMRILRMEIPMNFTMEFLEEQLLACVEANGLLEKPARIRFTVFRNNGGLYLPQTNDVSYIIEANSLDSPFFTLNSDAYEVELFKDFYVNADMLSTLKTNNKAINVVGSIFASENGYQNCLLLNQEKRVVEALNGNLFLVKDQHIKTPSLKDGCLNGIVRKKLIGILGSLDKYQFEEAFISPFELQKADELFITNAITGIQPITKYRKKGYETKVAADLLGKLNAAARLN, from the coding sequence ATGGTTAATTTTAACGGAAACCTACTTTCTAAAAACACATCTTACCTTAATCACGAAAATAGGGGACTGCGCTATGGCGATGCCCTGTTCGAGTCCATCAGGGTAGTAAACGGAAAAATATTCTTTTGGGAGGACCACTATCTTAGGCTTATGGCCTCTATGCGGATCTTGAGAATGGAAATTCCTATGAATTTTACCATGGAATTTTTGGAAGAACAGTTATTGGCCTGCGTGGAAGCCAACGGCCTGTTGGAGAAACCTGCCCGGATACGATTTACCGTATTTAGAAATAATGGCGGTCTATACCTGCCACAGACCAATGACGTATCCTATATTATTGAAGCCAACTCTTTGGATTCCCCCTTTTTTACTCTTAATAGCGATGCCTATGAAGTGGAACTTTTTAAGGACTTTTATGTTAACGCGGATATGCTTTCTACCTTAAAGACGAATAATAAGGCAATCAACGTTGTAGGGAGTATTTTTGCTTCCGAAAATGGTTACCAGAACTGTCTGTTGCTAAACCAGGAAAAAAGGGTAGTGGAAGCACTTAATGGCAATCTCTTTTTGGTAAAGGACCAACATATTAAAACCCCGTCCCTAAAAGACGGTTGCTTAAACGGAATTGTGCGCAAGAAGCTAATCGGTATTTTAGGTTCGTTGGACAAGTACCAATTTGAGGAAGCTTTTATTTCTCCCTTCGAGCTGCAAAAAGCGGATGAGCTGTTCATAACCAATGCAATCACAGGTATTCAGCCCATTACAAAATATAGAAAGAAGGGGTACGAAACTAAGGTGGCAGCCGATTTATTGGGCAAGCTAAACGCTGCTGCAAGGTTGAACTAA